A window of Oncorhynchus masou masou isolate Uvic2021 chromosome 16, UVic_Omas_1.1, whole genome shotgun sequence genomic DNA:
GCAATCTGACAGGGACACCCACCTAGAGGACAGCAATCTGATGGGGACACCCACCTAGAAGACAGCAATCTGACAGGGACACCCACCTAGAGGACAGCAATCTGACGGTGACTAGGGACACCCACCTAGAGGACAACAATCTGACGGTGACTAGGGACACCCACCGAGAGGACAACAATCTGACAGTGACTAGGGACACCCACCTAGAGGACAACAATCTGACAGTGACTAGGGACACCCACCTAGAGGACAGCAATGTGATGGAGACTAGGGACACCCACCTAGAAGACAGCAATGTGATGGTGAGGACAACAGAGGACAACAATCTGAGAGTGACACCCACCTAGAGGACAGTAATCTGACAGTGACTAGGGACACCCACCTATAGGACAACAATCTGACTGAGTGACTCATGGTGAGGTGAGCCTATCTGAGCGTTGGTCTAAAGTAGACAGGGAAAGAGGGGTCATTTCCGATGACCCCCTACACCAATATTGTGTTGAGGAACAGAGCAGGTGGCTCCCCCTTCGCTAAAGCAGTacattacatggggaatagggtgccattttggatacaCCGGGATCTCATGATAGACACGTCTGTCAATAGTCATTCATCGTAACAGGTGGCCTGACAACAACCCTGTCATTTACAATCGACAAGGAGTTTTCATTGAGGCCGTTTAAAACCACAGAGAACACGTCTTAATATCTAGTTGGACACTGCTTCAGCTTaccgttttttgtttgttttgtttaagtCGGCCAAGCCGGGAGAGACCCCAGGGATGAAAAATACTACACTCACCAAGGTATAACTGAATATTTCACTCAGAAATCTAGCCATTAACAGGTGATCTAGTGTACGAGTGTTACTCCCTCTAGCTCACAGACACCAACCCAATGCTTTATACACAGCTAGAGCAGTGCACGCCTGGGGAGAATTGAGACATAAAACTCACATTGTGCCTCGTTAAACCACTTCATGTCGGTTAAGCACTGATTGGACTGGTAGATTAATTTTCATCAATGCTTATTTAAATCAGAGATGTTCCACATCCCGATAACAACCTTCAGACTAGAGGTCGgccgactatgatttttcaacgccaataccgattattggagcaataatgacaattacaacaatactgaatgaacacttatttgaacttaatataatacatcaataaaatcaatttagcctcaagtaaataatgaaacatgttcaatttggtttaaataatttaaacaaagtgttggagaataaagtaaaagtgcaatatgtgccatgtaagaaagctaatgtttcagttccttgctcagaacatgagaacatatgaaagctggtggttccttttcacatgagtcttcaatattcccaggtaagaagttttaggttgtagttataggaattataggactatttccctctataccatttgtatttcattaacctttgactattggatgttcttataggcactttagtattgccagtgtaacagtatagcttccgtccctctcctcgctcttccctgggctcgaaccagcagcacaacagccaccatcgaagcagcgttacccatgcagagcaaggggaacaactactagaaagctcagagcgagtgacgtttgaaacgctattagtgcgcgctaactagctagccatttcattttggttacaccagcctcatctcatctcgggagttgataggcttgaagtcataaacagcgcaatgcttgacgcacaatgaagagctgctggcaaaacgcacaaaagtgctgtttgaatgaatgttttcACGCTTgattctgcctaccaccgctcagtcagatacttggttacttgtatgctcagtcagattatatgcaacgcaggacacgctagataatatcatcaaccatgcgtagttaactagtgattatgattgattgttttttataaagataagtttaatgctagctagcaacttactgttactgcattcgcgtaacaggcagtctccttgtggagtgcaacgagagaaaggcaggtcgttattgcattggactagGTAACTGTagggttgcaagattggatcccccaaaCTGACtatgtgaaaatctgtcgttctgcccctgaataaggcagttaacccaccgttcctaggccgtcattgaaaataagaatgtgttaactgacttgcctagttaaataaaggtataaataacatttttattaaaaaaaaaaaaaaaaaaaaattgggcaaatcggtgcccaaaaatacagatttccgattgttatgaaaacttgaaatcggccctaattaattggccattccgattaatcggtcgacctcttctCCAGACATTCCAATGAGAGTTCTAGAACATGACTGAGTCAAAGGGAACACTCCACAGCAAATGTCTGCCGTGAGCAGTAGATAAACTGCTCTGTGTAGGTGAACGGTGGTGATTCAACACGTAGCCTTTAGGAAATAAAAAGAAAATGGAGAGCGGATGTTCTATGGTCAGATAGGACAGCCGCCCGCTGAACACTGCCAATGTTTCCTCTCCAAGGAACACACTATACACAACCGAGAAGACAGTTTCACCATCtacattttattttacattgGTATTTAAATAAGTCTGTTTAATAATTAAAATGCAATCTATTTGTACAGTCCATTCACAGTCATTTtacctcagccctaactcagaAAAAGAAGAAGATTTCATATAAGCTCTCATTCAAGTAGTGGAAGAATTAGAATTGACATAGGACTAAAGTAGTACACACACGAGGGTTGTTAGAGACTGTTATTATCCCATTTACCCAAGGAGACGAGGGTTAAACGATAAGGACTATAATGAAGTGACCAAGCAGGCATAAAGTCACTCACAGGTACAACACAAAACATCAAATGAAGAGTAAAATCTTTCTTTTATATCGAGTTGAAGTTACCAGTgcaaaacaaaaaataaacatccaTCTCAAGCCTTGTGATATCCTCCGTCATTTCACTTACAGACTTGTATTTCAGACGAGGGAAAAACCCCTGCTCAAAAAACAATTGTACAGACGAATGAAAAAGCTTTTTTAAAAATCGTATTATAATTTCCATGGCATGACCAGTTACAGTAGTTCCTCAGGCCCGAGGTACATGTAATGTTCTGGTACTACCTCCTCTTGACTGCTGGGCGGCCACTAGCCTTGCTGCCACCTATAGCCTTGCTGCTGGAGCTCTTGGAGCCGGAGAACAGCTTGGTCATGAACTCAGACACGTCAGGTAGCTCAGGGTTGGGGTTCAGCATGTTCATTGACTGCTCCATTTcctgggaagagagaggaacgAATGAATACACATGATTAGTATCACACAGGTAAGACGTTCTTCACATTGTTGGTGGATGAGGTAAGTTCCCCCTTAGTGTCAAGTGCTAggctctcatatatatatatatatagacgtAAGCAATACATGATTTGGGGCTCCCTAGTGGGGCAGCGGTCTCAGTAcaaaccctggtttgattccaggctgtatcacaaccggccgtgattgggagtcccattgggcggcgcacaattgacccagtgttgtccgggattggatatcattgtaaataataatttgttcttaacttcactagggtagggggcactattttcactttcggatgaaaagcgtgcccaaagtaaactgcctgctactcaagcccagaagctaggatatgcacaCAATTGGTCGATTTGGATGGAAAGCACTCTATAAAGtatccaaaactgttaaaataaataaataaaacctgagaaaaatccatccaggaagtgttttttttgtttgtttgtagttttctattgaatgctatgacagtatccattgacttaggactcaaattgcacttcctatggcttccactagatgtcaacagtctttagaaattgtttcaggcttgtattctgaaaaatgagggagtaagacaactctgaatgagtggaccctacaGTGTCCCAGAGATTTTTCATGGCgcaccttttatattgacaacgttattgtccggttgaaatattatagattatttaggctaaaaacaacctgaggattgattataaacatcgtttgaaatgtttctacgaactttacggatactatttggatttttcgtctgcctgttgtgactgtgtttgagcctgtggattactgaacaaaacgcacaAACAAAActgagttaaaaaatatatataaacaggGACTTTATTGGGTAAATGGGAGTCTtttgagtgcaaccatatgaagatcaaaggtaagtgattcattttctctatttctgacttgtgtaactcctctacttggcatcttactgtttgtaatgattagTCTGCTGGGCGATGTTCTCAGATAACCGCAtgttatgctttcgccgtaaagcctttttaaaaatctgacaccgtggttggattaacaagaagttaaatctttaaaccgatgtataacacttgtatgttttatgaatttttataatgagtatttctgtttttgaatttggcgctctgcaatttcactggatgttggccaggtaccctagtgaggttaactgacttgccaagatacattttttaaaaataaaCCTCTtgtaagggggagagaggctaGGAAATGTAACAAAGAAGGTATGTAACACGCCCATCAACTGAAATTCCATAGATCATTTGATTACTTGTGACATCAGAGGCTGCCTATTTCACAACTACAGCCTAAAGAAAAGTCTATTTACCTTCCTCATCTCAGGGTCGTTGGTATTGACAACTTTAGGTAGCAAGACGATAATCAGCAGAGGAAGGACCATCATCATGACCTGGGGAAACAGAGACATGCATTAATCAGCAGAGGAAGGACCATCATCATGACCTGGGGAAACAGAGACATGCATTAATCAGCAGAGGAAGGACCAGCATCATGACCTGGGGAAACAGAGACATGCATTAATCAGCAGAGGAAGGACCAGCATCATGACCTGGGGAAACAGAGACATGCATTAATCAGCAGAGGAAGGACCAGCATCATGACCTGGAGAAACATAGACATGTATTAATCAGCAGAGGAAGGACCAGCATCATGAcctggagaaacagagacctgCATTAATCAGCAGAGGAAGGACCAGCATCATGAcctggagaaacagagacctgCATTAATCAGCAGAGGAAGGACCAGCATCATGAcctggagaaacagagacctgTATTAATCAGCAGAGGAAGGACCAGCATCATGACCTGGAGAAACAGAGACATGCATTAATCAGCAGAGGAAGGACCAGCATCATGACCTGGGGAAACAGAGACATGCATTAATCAGCAGAGGAAGGACCAGCATCATGACCTGGAGAAACAGAGACATTCATTAATCAGCAGAGGAAGGACCAGCATCATGACCTGGAGAAACAGAGACATGCATTAATCAGCAGAGGAAGGACCAGCATCATGACCTGGGGAAACAGAGACATGCATTAATCAGCAGAGGAAGGACCAGCATCATGACCTGGAGAAACATAGACATGTATTAATCAGCAGAGGAAGGACCAGCATCATGAcctggagaaacagagacctgCATTAATCAGCAGAGGAAGGACCAGCATCATGAcctggagaaacagagacctgCATTAATCAGCAGAGGAAGGACCAGCATCATGAcctggagaaacagagacctgTATTAATCAGCAGAGGAAGGACCAGCATCATGACCTGGAGAAACAGAGACATGCATTAATCAGCAGAGGAAGGACCAGCATCATGACCTGGGGAAACAGAGACATGCATTAATCAGCAGAGGAAGGACCAGCATCATGACCTGGAGAAACAGAGACATTCATTAATCAGCAGAGGAAGGACCAGCATCATGACCTGGGGAAACAGAGACATGCATTAATCAGCAGAGGAAGGACCAGCATCATGACCTGGGGAAACAGAGACATGCATTAATCAGCAGAGGAAGGACCAGCATCATGACCTGGGGAAACAGAGACATGCATTAATCAGCAGAGGAAGGACAAGCTTCTATTGTTTCTTTCTGTTACTCGTGAGGGGGCCTCTGTGTGTCTATTACTCACTAGTACACAACATCATGTAAATGACATGCAAAAAGGCCCTATTTAAATGTCACCTGTTAGGGTGGCATGGATACTGAAGGAGCGTTGTGACACGTTTGGGTGCATGCATGGGACAGTAAAGCAATTGCAAAACAGTAATCCTGGAACTACTAGCACAGTTGGACTCTCAACCAATCACAAAGTTGCACCTTCACTTTACTCAGCATTGGACGACACAGCATGAACCTCCTACAGTACAAGCGCTAAGGAACACAGTATACGCTGTCCTGTGTGTCATTCACAACTGATCATCTCACCATGGGATTCATGAGGAAGTCAGTCcacccccaggtctctctcttcATGAAGTAGGTGTGTGGCCCAGAGGACCTCAGCTGGAGCGGGTACGGCTGCCGGATCACCTCAGATGTCTTGATGAAGTTCACCAGACGGGCCCTGTGAAGTCAACCACAGCTTAGACATCAAGTTGTCTTCTTTCCTGCCATGTACACTAGCTATGAGCCTGGCAAAGAGGCTAGACATCAAGGGCCCTTCTCCCGGACACAGAATAACACTAGACTCACACTGAGGCACTTTCACTGGGAAATTGTGGACAAAACATTGTGTTTTCAAACGAAACTGTTTTGTTTGCCTCCCTCAACAACACTGCGAACTAGAGCTGACCCCAATTAGTCGACTGGTCAATCGTTAGGCTGTTGGTCGAGAAGTAATGGGAGGCTTCTCAAAGTAATGTGCTCTTCACCTCAAACAACAAGCAAACAAAGTGTGTTTTTAAATCCAATGAGagtgacaatagttcctcaatgtatgtgaaaaatctttccagctctccctctctttcgataaccactcagcgTGAAAGGGAAACATatcatgctctgatccagtggaaacgtcataaaaataggcctacctgattacttcttatcagtGCTCGACATGGACTGTAATAGGttccggta
This region includes:
- the emc7b gene encoding endoplasmic reticulum membrane protein complex subunit 7, yielding MWLHVRLSEVCLFLQAMFILACCFSDMESGPIATSGSVQPNGDRFKIEGRAIVPGVKTQDWISSARVTVEGEEYIGFLRTDGSFVVNDVPSGSYVVEVISPGYKFEAVRVDITSKGKMRARLVNFIKTSEVIRQPYPLQLRSSGPHTYFMKRETWGWTDFLMNPMVMMMVLPLLIIVLLPKVVNTNDPEMRKEMEQSMNMLNPNPELPDVSEFMTKLFSGSKSSSSKAIGGSKASGRPAVKRR